In Chrysiogenes arsenatis DSM 11915, the following proteins share a genomic window:
- a CDS encoding VOC family protein, translated as MNILSASPTIVTADIEAARAFYLNHFDAHIHFDCGWYAVLRLGSSEPAPEICLMAPRDGMAVCSGGVFLNIRVDGVDAWHQKCCAAGLTPVIPLEDHPWGDRGFGIIDPSQVVVYCYEPIPPAPEFQQYFTG; from the coding sequence ATGAATATTCTTTCTGCCAGTCCTACCATTGTTACTGCCGACATTGAGGCCGCCCGCGCTTTTTACCTGAACCATTTTGACGCCCACATCCACTTTGATTGTGGGTGGTATGCCGTCTTGCGCCTTGGTAGCAGCGAACCAGCGCCCGAAATCTGCCTGATGGCACCGCGCGACGGAATGGCCGTGTGTAGTGGTGGTGTGTTTTTGAATATCCGTGTGGATGGGGTGGATGCTTGGCATCAAAAGTGTTGTGCCGCCGGGTTGACCCCCGTGATTCCGCTGGAAGATCACCCGTGGGGAGATCGCGGTTTTGGAATTATTGACCCGAGTCAGGTTGTGGTGTACTGCTACGAACCCATCCCGCCTGCGCCGGAGTTTCAGCAGTATTTTACCGGATAA
- a CDS encoding helix-turn-helix domain-containing protein, translating to MPDHIIDTWQMTSTVSTLTVWPDGCRDIIVCFTPDGRQQIVCTGIDAGVRPVQCLPGTRYYGIRLAPGTNLRHELSASHGRWRDITINQHDAQYGAWAREIARTPERASVLLQEFAWRWTRKPALWVDEYLQQVSTNNIPATSRERTRRRQILMETGANTTYWRTLARARRCACTLAGQRVLLADVALECGYSDQAHMSRAMRRWFGCTPSELQREPLLAQRHLTAPDAFIR from the coding sequence ATGCCCGACCACATCATTGATACATGGCAGATGACTTCAACCGTCTCGACGCTGACGGTATGGCCGGATGGTTGCCGCGACATCATTGTGTGCTTTACCCCGGATGGCAGGCAGCAGATTGTTTGCACTGGCATAGATGCCGGTGTCAGGCCGGTGCAATGCCTGCCAGGGACGCGTTATTATGGCATCCGGCTGGCTCCGGGAACTAATCTGCGACACGAGCTTTCCGCGAGTCATGGCAGATGGCGTGATATCACTATCAACCAGCACGATGCGCAATACGGAGCCTGGGCGCGTGAAATCGCCCGCACTCCCGAGCGCGCTTCGGTATTGCTGCAGGAGTTTGCTTGGCGCTGGACGCGCAAACCCGCGCTATGGGTGGATGAATATTTGCAACAGGTTAGCACAAATAATATTCCCGCCACATCCCGCGAGCGCACGAGGCGGCGACAGATATTGATGGAAACCGGAGCAAACACGACCTACTGGCGCACGCTGGCACGGGCGCGGCGCTGTGCGTGTACCCTTGCTGGGCAACGCGTTTTGCTGGCGGATGTTGCGCTGGAATGCGGGTACAGCGATCAGGCACATATGAGCCGTGCTATGCGGCGCTGGTTCGGCTGCACTCCAAGCGAATTGCAGCGCGAACCTCTCCTTGCACAGCGTCATCTTACTGCGCCGGATGCGTTTATCCGGTAA